The sequence TCTCTCCAAAAAACTCCTCCGGTGAAATAGTGAAAGGATTCCGTTTTCGTTGAACACCGAGTAGTCCGGCCTGCTCCACGTTTTTTAGCTGTGGCGACATATACGCACAGTTCAGGTAGGTCACGGAGTTATCAAGTTGAAAGTCAGATTCTTTACAATCCATAAATGGCTATTACTGTTAGTTTGATTTAGGTTAGAGAACGTCGAAATTTCAGCAATCAATTACCAAATTATTTTTAGATGAATATTAGAAAAGCTCAGCAGGAAGATCTCCCTAAAATTTTAGAAATAAATGAAGCCTCTGTTCCGCATGTAAGCAGCGTGGAGCTTTCAGATATGAAGCGGTTTCTGGATGATGCAAATCCTTTTTTGGTTGTAGAAGTGGAAGCAGAAGTAGCTGGTTTTATGATTGTGCTTCAGAAAGGGCTGGATTATCAAAGCTTGAACTATAAGTTCTTCTGTGATAATTATGACGACTTCAATTATGTAGAC comes from Balneola sp. and encodes:
- a CDS encoding GNAT family N-acetyltransferase; the protein is MNIRKAQQEDLPKILEINEASVPHVSSVELSDMKRFLDDANPFLVVEVEAEVAGFMIVLQKGLDYQSLNYKFFCDNYDDFNYVDRIAIKEEFRGQKLGTALYDHLIRNSDKQMVTCEVNLKPPNPKSMGFHKSLGFSEVAVQETEEGRKSVAMLVKRM